In Candidatus Ozemobacteraceae bacterium, the genomic stretch ACGTCCAGTACAGCGACTGGAGGAACAGGAGCGACAGGTTCCCGAACAGTTCAACGAAGCTGCGAGCCAGGTTTACAAGGATCACGGTTCAGTCCTCGCTCAGGGTGATCGTGCTGTCGACCCGTCCCAGCACGACCAGATTGGTCGATTCGGTGAGAAAGTCTCTGCCGTCGATCTTCACTTTTTTCGATTCGTCGCCCTCCACGGCGAGCTGAAACACCAGATCCGAGTTGCGCGGTGCGCTCACCCAGGAGCGAATCGAGCTTTCGAAGGTGTCATGCGCCGCCTCCTCGAGCCGGACCTTCTCGCGACCCGTCTTGCCACTGTCTTTCGACGGTGCGTCGGACGACACGCCCTCGTCCGTCCGGTTCATCGTGAGCCCGTACACGGTCAGCGTGAGATTCTCCTTGCCGATTTCGAGGGGAATCGGCAGCCGCACTTTCCGAACAACGCTCTTTTCACGGTATGGCCGCATCGAGACCCACACCTCGAGCATGCCGCCTGGTGTGATCGAGGTGTTCTTCACCTCGACCTTCTCGACCGTCATCGTGCGGCGCCGCTTCTCGACTTCGATTTTGAGCATCAGGCGGGTCGGCCAGACTTCTTCGAGCTCGTTGCCGGTCAGGGTATCAAACAAGCCGGTCACCTCTTCGATCAGCGATCCGACGATGTCGTCCCGCGAGTAAAAAAGGTTCTCCCGGCGCAGATTGTATTTCTGGCCGGAACTGCCGGTGCATTCGAGGGCGATCCCCATCAGCGCCGTGCCTTCGCCGCCGCGATCTATAACTCCCTCTATAGATTGAACGAGGGTCGATTCCAGAACGGAGGTCAGCACTTCCGGATCGCGCACGATCTGGAAATTGATGCTTCTCGTTCGCTTGAGATCCTTGTCCGTCACATCGATCTGGATCGGGATCATGGCGGGAAAGCGGCCGACCTCGCCCGCGATGCCCTTTTCCCGATCCTGGGTGATGATGCCGAGCACGTCGGTCGGCGCGCCGATCTTGAAGGGCATTTCGACGCTCGAGAAACAGTGATAGATATGCGCTCCCGTCATCAGGAACGAAACGTTCCCCTTCTTCATGAAGGGGTGGGCGAACCCCAGAATCCGCTTCCCATCGCGATATGTGAGGGTTCCGAGCGTCGTCAGATTGATGTCGCCGCGAGCGAGCTGCACGCCGATCGCCGAGCCGGGCTCGAGAGGATCGGAGATGCCGGAAGCGCCCGAAGCCTGGCTCGGGATTGCCGGCAGGGAGGGCAACGGACCCACGCCCGCCGGCACCGGCACCATCTTGAATTTCCTGTTCCGACCGTTCAAAACGCCGACGGCTTTCTCACACAGTCCCTGAATGACGACGGGGGCCGCCGCGCGCATGAACACGGCTTCGTCCTGGGCGACATCCCTTCCAAGCGATTCGGGATCGTCACACTCGATGATGCTCCGGATCTCTCTGCCGCCTAAGCGGATCGGTTCGGAGCAACTCCAGCGTACCGGGGCGTCCGGATCGGCTGATCGGCTGGTCATCAGGGGATAATCCCAGATTTCGAGCATCTCCTCGATCGGCGTGACGAGTCCGACGGTGTGATCGGTCATGACCCACCCGGAACTGAGGCCGCCGACGAGCTTGTTGTTGATGTAAATCGGGCTGCCGCTCATGCCGGCGGCGATGCCGCCGGCGTCGTCGATCACTTTCCCGGCGACGCGCACCAGGATCGACTTTCCGCTGATCAGGACATTCTCGTTGATCTTGTTGTTCGCGAGAATGCCCATCACTTCGACGTTGAAGGTTTCGATTTCCCGGCCGTGGATAACGGTCTTGCCGATTCCTTTCATCCCGACCTTCAGATCCCTGAGCAGCAACATCTCCTCTGCCGCGATCCCCTGAGAGCCGATAACGGCAAAAACAGCCAGCAGCACGAGCAGCCGGCAGGAGAGCAGGGAACGCGCGTCAGCGTGTCGTAACGAGTATGCCATTGGAAATGGGCCGTTCCTTTCCATCCGAGGGCCTGTTCACGATCCGGTCACGGATGAACATTGACGAGGAGCCGCCGCCATCGAGATTGATGGCGCGTAATCCGCCGAGTTTTTTGATATAGGCGGCCAGTTCGGCCAGGGTCATCCCGGCGCTGCGTTTCGATCGCCCGTCCACGACGATGAACAGCAGATCTCCGGTAGCTGTGAGCGCGACGGCCGTCCTCGGATGCCGCCCGTTCCGGATGGAAGCATCGAACTTCTCGGCATGGCCGTTGATGTCGATGCGCCCGTCCGTCATCAGGCGCGGACCGCCGCAGACCGCGTGTTGAACGTCGCTCCACGGGGGAAGGACCTGATAGTCGAGGTTGACCATCTGGGCCAGCCTGACCCCCGCGAGCAAGCGGGCTTTTTCGCCGCCGGCCGACACCACGACGCCGTCGGGCGGGATGAGCGTGTCGGCCTTATGGATACCGATCACCCGCCCCTTGATCAGGGCGAGTTCGACCCCAGCCTCGTCCGTCAGCGTGCTGCGGGCATATTCCGGCGTATACACCACAAGCTGATCGCCGTTCCGAGGCTGATTGACGGCATCGATCGGAACGGCGAGGCCGCCGATCCTGAGAGTGCCCGAAAAATCCGGGTTGCCGAACAGAGGCTGGCCGGAGCGTGCGAGGCCGAACACCGATCGCGCATAGAGCGGCGAACTGATGAGGCGCCGATCGATGATCAGGGTTCCGATCGGGTCTCCGTTGTGGGTGAAATACGCGGCATTGATGCCGGCTACCGCCTTGTAGCGCTTCGCCATGGAGGAGAGAATCTCCTTCTGGCAGATCCCTTCATTCGCAAGGACGGGGAAGACGGCGAGATTCTTCGCCAGCGGATCGACCCTGAGGATATGCGCGTCGGCCGGGCCGGCTTTCGTGGCCGTACGGTCGGTGTAATACACCACCCCGGGAGCCAGCTGTTCACCGCCCGCGAGGGGGAACTCGCCTTCGCCGGCGCGGAACAAAATCGTCAGGCGCGGAAGGCCGACCGGCCCCGTGGCAAGGATGGGGTCACCGAATCCGCCCTTCCCTGCAAAAACGAGTTCCGTATAGGTCGGGGCGCTGAAATAGCGGAACGACTCGAACAACGCAGAGATGCTGCGTTCCGTTTCGGGGACGATCGGCGTCAGAGGCGGAGAGATGCGGACGCGAAGGAGTTTTCCTAATCTCGTCGGCACCTGTAAAGACATGGAGCCGGAAAAATCGAAGTCCAGAGCCTGATAAGGCTCGTCGGCACGATGCGTCACGCCCAGGAGGGTTACAGGCTTCCTGAGAGGCTTCTCTTCCGACGGCACGGCCGCGGTCATCGGCGGTTTTGGAGCCCTCTTCTTTTCTTCGATGGGAGCCGTTTCGGACGCAATGGGGGACATGGCGACGACGACGGCCTTCTCCGACGGCCCCGAGCTCTTTCCCTGGTCTTTCGAGGCGGCCCCAACCAGGAACAATTGCCCGAGGAGCAACAGTCCCATGAACAGCTTGAGGGAGTCTTTCACCGGCCCCACCCCCTTTCGTCCGAGGATTATTCACATCTGCTATCGGCAGATTTGCCGAACGAGGTGAGATACAGGATGTGACGGCCGAAAAACGCTCCGCGGCATTTCCCTCAGTTGTCATGGAAATGCCGTTCCTGCTATATTTCTCACGTCATCACAAGCGTTGTTTTTCATTCAGCGTGAAACGAGGCGGCAATTTTCATGAAGGCCTGCGTATCCATTCCGGTTCACGAACAGCCGGACGTAATTCTCGATCAGATACGCAATATCCGGTTTTACCTTCCGGATGCCTGGATCGTTCTCCATGTCAGCGGAAACTTTGTCTGGCCGTTCTGGGGGCTGTTCAAGCGGGATTTCACCGAACTGGACGGCGTCCTGGTCAATCCCGACCATCTGCCGACATGGTCGCGCTGGGGAAGTTTCGTCCATGTTCATAATTCGAACTTCCGTTTTGCCGCCGGGAAGGTCGAGTTCGATCATTTCATCATCCACTCGAGCAACGACCTGCTCGTCAGGCGTGGGGCAACGGACTGGATGAAAGATCTGGACGCCGCCTGCGGTCTGGGAGTCCTCTCCCCTGACTCAACATGGGTGGCTGCTCCCCGCGTTTTTCGCGATGAAGCGTTTCGAAATATCCGCAGGCATTTCGGCGTGTCGGAGATCCTGACGTCACAAGCAGAGGGAACCTTCTACCGGAGGGAGATGTTTCAGGAAATCGTCGACGTCATCGATCGCCATTACGACTTCTCGGTCCCGGCGGAGAACTACGAGCGGGTGGAAACCTATTACCCCACCCTCGCGGCAAAACTTGCGAACCGGATAGGGCGACCGTATGTCTTCAGCGAGCTCATCGGCCTTCCCGAGATCGTTCCCGAAGTCGTGGAACTGATCCGAAGTCAGACTCTCTCGAAGGCGACGTTGAAAGAAGCTTACAGAAACTACCGAAGAACGGGGTATATTCCCCCTTCGCCGGGGGAATGGTATAAAAAAGCCCTCGGTGAGGCGAAAAAGCTCGCTCGGGCCTTCCTGCAGATATATCGGAAAGGGTCACTCGAGAAGCCGGCGGTAAAATCCGCTCTGGACATCGATCCTTCAACGTCTTACGATGTCGGGCATCTCTACGGGGTCAAGCGGGTCGAGCGGTATCTGAATCACCCGTTACGGCGTTTCATTCGTTCGCTTCTCGAGAAAGATCGAGCGGAGGCATTCGGAACACCCACGGCACAAGGAGCAATTTCGTGATCTGCAGAGAACGCTGCATCGTCATCGACATCGACGGGACGCTTTGCCCTGTCAAAAAACCCGACCAGTCGTATTCCGACCTTGTACCCTATCCGGACGTGGTTGCCAAACTTCGGGAATACAAGGAGCGAGGATTCTATATCATTCTTTATAGCGCCCGGAACATGCAGACCTATGACGGAAACGTGGGTCTGATCGTCGCAAACACCGGGAAATTCACCATGGAATGGCTCGACCGCCATGCCATCCCGTATGACGAAATCCACTTGGGGAAGCCGTGGTCCGGCAAGGGGGGATTTTACGTCGACGATCAGACCATCCGCCCCGACGAATTCCTCCGGTTGAGCTACGAAGAGATTCAGGCGCTGCTGGGAAGAACTCCCTGAACTCCGCCAGGAAAAAACGATCGTGAAACATCTGCTCCTGCTTCCAAGTGCCCGCTTCGTTCCACCCGAACTTCAGACGGAGTTCGGGCGCATCGCGTCCGGCATGGTCCCGCTGGGCAGCAGGCCGGCTCTCCAGCACATCGCAGAGCCGTATGTGAAGGCGGGATACGAAGTTCTGGTTGCGGTTCACGAAGGGGCGGATCATGTCTCCGGATTTCTGGAACGCCATCCCGACCTTCATGCCGAGGCGGTGGACGTGGGCTTGACGCGAAGCCTGGGCGACACAATATTTACAGCTATTCAGAAACTCCCCGCTCTGCCGGAAAAACTGGTCATCAATTTCGCCGACACGTTTATCGACACCCCGCTCGCGGCGGCGAACGCCGTGGGATACGCGAGTCTTCCGGACACCTTTCGTTGGACGACGTTCAAGATCGATGAGCGGAAGAACATTCGCGATATCCGCGAAAAGGATACGGACAAGGAAGGCCCCTCCCAGGACTGGATGATCTTCATAGGCGCGTTTTCGATCGGCCGCATCGGAGATTTCGTCGAAGAACTCAGGCAGCAACTGGCCGACGCGCATCCCCATCAACTGGATCCCTTTTACAGGGCGCTGGTAGCCTATTTCAACAGGCTTCCCTCCGGCGAGAAGGAGTTTCAGCGTATCGACAATTGGGGTGATTTCGGGCATCTGGACACCTATTACAAGACCAAGAAACAGTTTTTCCTCGGCCGGCGGTTCTTCAACCACATCTGCATCGACCAGGATCGCGGCATCCTGCGCAAAACAAGCGCTCACGCCAAGAAGTTCATCGAGGAGATAACGTGGTATCTGAAACTGCCCAAAGGTCTCCAGCACGTTGCTCCCCGCGTTTTCGACTACAACCTGCATGTCGGAAACCCGTTCGTCGAAATGGAGTTCTACGGGTATCCGGCCCTCAACGATCTGTATCTGTTTGGGGACTGTTCCATCAGCACCTGGAACCAGATTCTCATCGCCCTGGGCCGCCTGCTGCAGGATTTCGAAGAGTATTCCTTCGTCCCTTCAAGTCCGGATGTCCTGGTCAGGGCCATGCGGGAAATGTACGAAGGGAAAACGAGAGAAAGGCTCCAGAACCTGCCGAGCGATCCCGCCTTCGCCGGCTTTTGCACCGATACGGTCGTCATCAACGGAGTCAGCTGCGCCGGACTCCCGTCGGTGTTGAACCGGTTATCGGAGGTAGCGGAGAATATCAGCCTCTATAATAGGACCCGCTTTTCCCTCATTCATGGCGATCTCTGTCTCAGCAATATCCTGTTCGACCAGCGGAACACCATCCTCCGGCTCATCGATCCGCGCGGCAAATTCGGCGAAATCGAACTCTACGGAGACCGCAGATACGATCTCGCCAAGCTCGCCCACAGTTTCGAGGGGGATTACGACTTTCTCGTGAACGGTCTTTTCGACCACGCCTGGGAACAAGGCGAGTATCGCTTCGCGCCGCATCTGAATTCCCGCCAGCGAGAGGTCAAAGCCCTCTTTTCCGCATGGTTGCAGCGCGGCTGGCCGAAAGACCTGGCGACGGTCCGCTTCATCGAGTGTCTGCTGTTCCTGAGTATGGTTCCTCTGCATGCCGACCGTTTCGATTCGCAGGAAGCGTTTCTTGCCCAAGGACTTCTGCTTTTCCAGAAAACGCTTGACGGAATCGATGCGCGCCCCCGCGTCATCCGTTGACGTCAAGAGACAAGAACGGTTCGAGCGCTCACCGTCGTAATAATATATTTTTTACTATTTCACACATGATATCGGGAGGGCATATGCCTGCACACCACATGATCGTCACCATGGCCGGCCTGGGCATGAGATTTCGACAGGCAGGCTACACGGTTCCCAAGTATCAGATCGTCGTCAGGGAACGGACGCTCTTTTCATGGGCGATGGAAAGCCTTCGCAACTGGTTCGGCGGGGATGTCCGCTTTCACTTCATCGCACGGGCGGAGGACCGGGCCGGCCGATTCATCGAGCAATCCTGCCGGGATCTCGGGATTGCCGACCATCTTCTGGTCGAACTGGACGCGCCCACGGACGGCCAGGCGACGACCGCCATGCGCGCGTTTCCGGGCATCGAAAATCCGGCTCTTCCGATCTCCATCTACAACATCGACACGTTCGTCGAGCCCCTGTTCCTCCCGCGGGACGTTCCAGCCTGCGACGGATGGATTCCCTGTTTTCCTGGAAAGGGGGACGGCTGGAGTTTCGTCAGGACGAATGACCGCGGCGAAGCGGTGGAAGTCCGCGAAAAAGTGCGCGTGTCGCCGCATGCGACCATCGGATTCTACTGGTTTTCGTCCGCTACCCTCTACGAAAGTATATACACCGAATACTATTCTATCCCCGAACATCTCGAGCGGGGCGAAAGATATGTTGCTCCTCTGTACAATCACCTGATCAGCCAGGGCCGCATCGTCCGCATCCACGAGATTCCTTTTTCAAGAGTCCACGCATTGGGAACACCGGAAGAAGTAGACGCCTTCAGGAATGAGCCGGCCGCCTCTCAGCAGTGAGCGACAACGCGTCAACTTTTTGACGCGCCAGGACCACGGAACGTCCTCTTTTTGACGTCCCTGCTCGACGGCATCCTCAAAGCATCGATCGTCGCAGGATTTTTCGCCCTGGCATGCCGGATGCGTTATTCATCGTGTCCGCATCAAGCACAACAATTCAGGAGGAGAATATGAAGAAATTCTGGACGATGCTGTTGATGGCAGGTCTTTTTTCGTTGAGCGCGGCTGCGTATGCCCAGCCGGCGGCGGCGACGGGCGGCGACATGGGGAAGGACGACGACACCGAGATGATCGGGCCGGCGGATGAGGGGCAGGGGCTTCGCAAGGGGCTCAAAAACCGCGAGAAGATGACCGCCGACCAGATCATCGAGCGGATCGGGAAGATGAAGGAAAAAATTCTCGGCCGCATCGGAGAACGTCTCGCGAAGCTTCCCGAACGTCTCGAAAAGCTGGAATCGCGTGCCGACCGTCTTGCCGAGCGTCGCAACAAGCGGGCTTCGGAAGGCGTCGCCAGCGGAACCGCCGATCGTTCGGCCCAGGCCAAGGAAAAGATCACCAAGCGGTATGAGGAACTCAAGGCCCGCATTACGAAACGCCGAGAGCAGTTCGAACAGCGCGCCACGCAGCGCCGCGAAAAATTCCAGCAGCGGATCGCGCATCTGAATGATGCGGACAAGGCAAAGGTCATGTCGGCGTTCGAGTCCGCTCAGAAGGATATTTCCGCGGAGATCACGAAGATTTCGGCGGAGGTTCAGAAGAAACTCGACGACACCTACCAGAAAGTCCTGGCCAAGTTCAACTGATCGCGCTCGAGCAAGGTTCGCGTATCGCCGGGTCCGGCCGCCAAGGCCGGGCCCGGTTTCTCTTCAGCCGTGATTATCGTCGGACCCGGCGATGCCAAGCCTTTTCATGCGATACAGCAGGTTCGTCCTCGGAATCTTCAGCTCTTCGGCTGCCTTGCTCTTGACCCCGCCGGACCGTTCGAGCGCCTCGAGAATCATGCGGCGTTCGACGACTTCCAGGGCTTCGGTCAGACCGCTGTCCGGAGACACGGGAGCGGGTGAAGACTGTTCCGCCGACGGCGCGCCGGTTTCGATCGAAGCGATCCCGAAGTCCCGAGGCCCCATGAGGTCCGATTCGGCCATGACGGCGGCACGCTCGATGGCGTTGCGCAGTTCCCGGATGTTTCCTCTCCAGCGGTGGGCGCGCAGGATGGGCAGCAGGGCAGGATCGAGCCTGAGCCCGGGCCTGCCGAATTCCCGCCTGAATTGGCCCAGGAGGTGTTCGAGCAGGAGCGTTATGTCATCGGGGCGCTCCCGGAGCGGCGGCATGGTTATCCGGACGACGGCAAGCCGGTAGAGCAGATCCTCGCGAAATTCTCCCCGGACGGCCATGGATTCCAGATCCCGGTTCGTGGCCGCCACGATGCGGGCCTCGATCCTGATCGGCTTCGAACCGCCGACGCGCACGATTTCCTTTTCCTGGAGAGCCCTCAGAAGCTTCGACTGGAGCTCGAGCGGAACTTCGCCGACTTCGTCGAGAAACAGCGTGCCGCCGCGGGCCGCTTCGAATCTCCCTATCCGCTTTTCCCGGGCGTCGGTGAAGGCCCCCTTCTCGTGTCCGAACAGTTCGGACTCGAACAGCGTGGCCGGGATCGAGGCGCAGTTGACGCGCACGAACGGCCCCTCAGCCCACGGCGAAAGGCCGTGGATGGCCCGGGCCGCCACTTCTTTTCCCGTGCCGGTTTCGCCGCACAGCAGGACCGTCGAGGGAAAAACCGCCGCCTTGCGTATCAGGCCTTTCACGGTTTTCATGCCGTCCGATTCGCCGACCATCGTCGCCAGGGGGTCCTCGAGCCCCTCGATAGCCCGCCACGCGGCGTTGGCTCTCTTGAGCGTGTCGGCCTGTTCGGCCGATCGTCGGCGTTCGGCGACGCGCGCGATCCGAAAGGCGAACTCCTCGAGCGGCACCGGCTTGGTGAGGTAATCGAGCGCGCCGAGTTTCATCGCGGCGACGGCCGTTTCGATGGTGCTGAACGCCGTCATGAGGATGACTTCGGCGGGTTTCTCGGCTTCGCGGGCGGCGCGGATCACCTCGAGCCCTTCGCCGTCGGGGAGTTTCAGATCGGTGATGACCAGATCGAACGGCCGCGCGGCGATCTCGGAACGGGCCTCGGCGATCGTTCCGACGGGAACGGCGGCATGGCCTTCCTGCCCCAGAAAGGTGCAGAGACCTTTGACGAGCGAGCGGTTATCGTCGACGACGAGAATGTTCATGTCCTGACCGGCACCTCGATGAGGAATGCAGCCCCTCCGCCGGGGGCCGATTCATACCGTATCGACCCATCATGGGCCTCCACGAATTTCCGCACGAGGGCAAGGCCGATCCCGTGCCCGCCGGGTCTGCCCGTCGCGAACGGCGTGAACAGCCTTGGCACGAGCTCCTGAGGAACTCCGGGGCCGGCGTCGGCGAACGAGAAGCATACCATATCATTTTTACGATATATGTCTATATTCATTTCAACGGGCTTCGGATAACATGCGGAAACGGCATTGTCGATCAGATTTTCGGCGATCTGCCGCCACATCATGATATCACCCTCGACCTCGACCTCAGGACACCGGATATCGACCCGGCCGCCCGTGGGCACTCTCGCGGAAATTGCGTCACGGAGAAGGTCCGCAGGCCGGAACCGCTCACGCACGGGCTTCACGTCGCGCGAATAGCCCAGGAACCTGTCCACGAGGATTTTCAGCTGTTCCAGTTGTCCCTGGATTTCCTTGAACGGCTCGGCATCGGCGCCCTCTGGCAGGTATTTTCGCTTCAACAACCCTAGGTGCATCCCGATGGCTGAGAGCGGATTCCGCACCTCGTGGGCGATGGCGCTTCCCATGAGCGCGAGTTCGCGGATCCTCTCCGCGTGGATGTTTCGCAATTGCGTCTCGCGCTCGGACAGGCGCTCGTACAATCGGCACAACCCTTCGCGAAGCCGGTCGAGCTCGAAGATTCCGAGAGGTTCGGAAGTCGGCGGCTCATTCCTGCCGATGCGCTCGAGGCTCGTCACCAGCATGCCGACCCTGCGCGACACGCTTCCGGCGAGGAACATGGCGGCAACGACACACAGGGGAACGGCCCACAGCAACGCGGAAACGGCCGCACGCCCGATCACCCCGAACAACTCCATATACCTGAGGTCTGCCTCGACGCCCACGACGCCGCTCAGGATCCCGTCGCGATCGAGGCGGGGAACCAGCACGATCTTGCACCTGCGCGCCACGTTCAGCATCCCCGGATCTGGAAAGAACGCGCGTCCCTCCTCGAGCGCAAACATGCCGTCCTCGATCAGGTCGTCGACGTCCTCGATGGAGGGAGGCAGGAGGTCCGTCTCCCCGGGCATTTTCACGGAATACGACGCAACGAACCGCGGGCTGTGATCACGGAACTCCACCCAGTATACGTTGTTGATCCAGGCCGCAGTTCCTCCCGCGGAAAGCAGTCGTTCGAGATCGGACGACAAGTCGCCCCCGGTTTGCTCGCGAATACGCGAGTTCCATTCCGCCATCAGCCGTCGCGCCATCGCTTCCAGGTTCCGACCGGCCTCGTCGTCCAGGAGAGCAAACGACTGCCTGTATAGCAGAGCCGCCGACACGAGAAGAAGCGCGAAAGCGATTCCGAGCATCGTCGCGAACAGACGTCCGAACAGCGATCTCGGTAGCAGCCTCAGGCGCGGCATGGAGGCGCCCGGTTATAAGGTCGCTTCCACTTCTTTCCAGCCGATCAACTCTTTCATGACGGCCATATTATATTTCGTTCCGTATCGAACCGGCTTGTCGACCATGTAGTCGTAACTCGACTGGGAAAGGATTTCCTGCCAGTTGTAATAGGTGACCTTGATGTCGTTCGGCATCTTGCGCCGGTCGAAATAATCGGTCGAAAGGTTCCCGACCACGTGCAGG encodes the following:
- a CDS encoding SpoIVB peptidase S55 domain-containing protein; amino-acid sequence: MAYSLRHADARSLLSCRLLVLLAVFAVIGSQGIAAEEMLLLRDLKVGMKGIGKTVIHGREIETFNVEVMGILANNKINENVLISGKSILVRVAGKVIDDAGGIAAGMSGSPIYINNKLVGGLSSGWVMTDHTVGLVTPIEEMLEIWDYPLMTSRSADPDAPVRWSCSEPIRLGGREIRSIIECDDPESLGRDVAQDEAVFMRAAAPVVIQGLCEKAVGVLNGRNRKFKMVPVPAGVGPLPSLPAIPSQASGASGISDPLEPGSAIGVQLARGDINLTTLGTLTYRDGKRILGFAHPFMKKGNVSFLMTGAHIYHCFSSVEMPFKIGAPTDVLGIITQDREKGIAGEVGRFPAMIPIQIDVTDKDLKRTRSINFQIVRDPEVLTSVLESTLVQSIEGVIDRGGEGTALMGIALECTGSSGQKYNLRRENLFYSRDDIVGSLIEEVTGLFDTLTGNELEEVWPTRLMLKIEVEKRRRTMTVEKVEVKNTSITPGGMLEVWVSMRPYREKSVVRKVRLPIPLEIGKENLTLTVYGLTMNRTDEGVSSDAPSKDSGKTGREKVRLEEAAHDTFESSIRSWVSAPRNSDLVFQLAVEGDESKKVKIDGRDFLTESTNLVVLGRVDSTITLSED
- a CDS encoding HAMP domain-containing sensor histidine kinase — encoded protein: MPRLRLLPRSLFGRLFATMLGIAFALLLVSAALLYRQSFALLDDEAGRNLEAMARRLMAEWNSRIREQTGGDLSSDLERLLSAGGTAAWINNVYWVEFRDHSPRFVASYSVKMPGETDLLPPSIEDVDDLIEDGMFALEEGRAFFPDPGMLNVARRCKIVLVPRLDRDGILSGVVGVEADLRYMELFGVIGRAAVSALLWAVPLCVVAAMFLAGSVSRRVGMLVTSLERIGRNEPPTSEPLGIFELDRLREGLCRLYERLSERETQLRNIHAERIRELALMGSAIAHEVRNPLSAIGMHLGLLKRKYLPEGADAEPFKEIQGQLEQLKILVDRFLGYSRDVKPVRERFRPADLLRDAISARVPTGGRVDIRCPEVEVEGDIMMWRQIAENLIDNAVSACYPKPVEMNIDIYRKNDMVCFSFADAGPGVPQELVPRLFTPFATGRPGGHGIGLALVRKFVEAHDGSIRYESAPGGGAAFLIEVPVRT
- a CDS encoding phosphodiester glycosidase family protein, with the translated sequence MKDSLKLFMGLLLLGQLFLVGAASKDQGKSSGPSEKAVVVAMSPIASETAPIEEKKRAPKPPMTAAVPSEEKPLRKPVTLLGVTHRADEPYQALDFDFSGSMSLQVPTRLGKLLRVRISPPLTPIVPETERSISALFESFRYFSAPTYTELVFAGKGGFGDPILATGPVGLPRLTILFRAGEGEFPLAGGEQLAPGVVYYTDRTATKAGPADAHILRVDPLAKNLAVFPVLANEGICQKEILSSMAKRYKAVAGINAAYFTHNGDPIGTLIIDRRLISSPLYARSVFGLARSGQPLFGNPDFSGTLRIGGLAVPIDAVNQPRNGDQLVVYTPEYARSTLTDEAGVELALIKGRVIGIHKADTLIPPDGVVVSAGGEKARLLAGVRLAQMVNLDYQVLPPWSDVQHAVCGGPRLMTDGRIDINGHAEKFDASIRNGRHPRTAVALTATGDLLFIVVDGRSKRSAGMTLAELAAYIKKLGGLRAINLDGGGSSSMFIRDRIVNRPSDGKERPISNGILVTTR
- a CDS encoding capsular biosynthesis protein encodes the protein MICRERCIVIDIDGTLCPVKKPDQSYSDLVPYPDVVAKLREYKERGFYIILYSARNMQTYDGNVGLIVANTGKFTMEWLDRHAIPYDEIHLGKPWSGKGGFYVDDQTIRPDEFLRLSYEEIQALLGRTP
- a CDS encoding glycosyltransferase family 2 protein, whose translation is MPAHHMIVTMAGLGMRFRQAGYTVPKYQIVVRERTLFSWAMESLRNWFGGDVRFHFIARAEDRAGRFIEQSCRDLGIADHLLVELDAPTDGQATTAMRAFPGIENPALPISIYNIDTFVEPLFLPRDVPACDGWIPCFPGKGDGWSFVRTNDRGEAVEVREKVRVSPHATIGFYWFSSATLYESIYTEYYSIPEHLERGERYVAPLYNHLISQGRIVRIHEIPFSRVHALGTPEEVDAFRNEPAASQQ
- a CDS encoding sigma-54 dependent transcriptional regulator produces the protein MNILVVDDNRSLVKGLCTFLGQEGHAAVPVGTIAEARSEIAARPFDLVITDLKLPDGEGLEVIRAAREAEKPAEVILMTAFSTIETAVAAMKLGALDYLTKPVPLEEFAFRIARVAERRRSAEQADTLKRANAAWRAIEGLEDPLATMVGESDGMKTVKGLIRKAAVFPSTVLLCGETGTGKEVAARAIHGLSPWAEGPFVRVNCASIPATLFESELFGHEKGAFTDAREKRIGRFEAARGGTLFLDEVGEVPLELQSKLLRALQEKEIVRVGGSKPIRIEARIVAATNRDLESMAVRGEFREDLLYRLAVVRITMPPLRERPDDITLLLEHLLGQFRREFGRPGLRLDPALLPILRAHRWRGNIRELRNAIERAAVMAESDLMGPRDFGIASIETGAPSAEQSSPAPVSPDSGLTEALEVVERRMILEALERSGGVKSKAAEELKIPRTNLLYRMKRLGIAGSDDNHG